One Pagrus major chromosome 11, Pma_NU_1.0 genomic region harbors:
- the acsbg2 gene encoding long-chain-fatty-acid--CoA ligase ACSBG2 isoform X1 — translation MQLTLCESTDMSEAVVMEPPRADGFLESSCGVGDSAASLDDCIADTANESSEEDSTGEKEEEIGPHNEVTCSTKTTEVPAEHTSNTQTVKAQRPSSLAVPAAGEPGMWTSQGDAEVKLRIGDSGLAAETPLTVHQMLTSTVERFGDYKALSWKEGEQQKSLNYREYYQTCRTAAKSFMKLGLQRYHGVGILGFNSAEWFIADIGAILAGGFAVGIYTTNSPEACQYVAENCKANIIVVENHKQLQKILQVEDKLPHLKAIIQYKDALKEKRPNLYTWAEFMELGRDEPEEPLDAIISSQKPNQCCTLIYTSGTTGQPKGVMLSHDNITWTALSTSRHVRLTDATLAQEVVVSYLPLSHIAAQMVDMWITMKVGGVTYFAQPDALKGSLVNTLKEVRPTAFMGVPRVWEKMQEKMKSVGAKSSTVRRKVAAWAKDVGLQTNLTKMNQSAAAGRTPFSYQIAKKLVFKKVRKALGLDRCSKCYTGAAPITKDTLEFFLSLDIPLYELYGMSESTGPHTISSPEAFKLTSCGKEIPGCKTKLHNPDEEGNGEICFWGRHVFMGYLNMPDKTEEALDAEGWLHSGDLGKHDQKGFLFITGRIKELIITAGGENIPPVPIEDAVKEAVPLINNAMLIGDKRKFLSMLLTIKCQVNAESGEPEDELTAEAVEICRKLGSTATKVSEVASGRDRAVHAAIQEGINRVNENATSNAQRIQKWIILDQDFSVTGGELGPTMKLKRPVVAKMYKEQIENFYKELATPTTPDAPLPPK, via the exons TGACCTTGTGTGAATCCACCGACATGTCTGAGGCCGTGGTGATGGAGCCTCCCAGAGCAGACGGCTTCCTGGAGTCGTCCTGTGGTGTGGGAGACAGCGCAGCCTCCCTCGATGACTGCATCGCAGACACAGCAAA CGAGTCTTCAGAGGAAGATTCCACGggggaaaaggaagaggagatcGGTCCACATAATGAAGTCACCTGCAGCACCAAGACGACGGAGGTCCCTGctgaacacacctcaaacacacaaacag TGAAAGCCCAGCGCCCAAGCTCCCTGGCAGTGCCAGCAGCAGGAGAGCCTGGCATGTGGACGTCACAGGGGGATGCTGAGGTAAAACTGAGGATCGGGGACTCTGGTCTGGCTGCTGAGACCCCTTTGACCGTCCACCAGATGTTAACCTCAACTGTGGAGCGATTTGGTGACTACAAAGCTCTGAGCTGGAAAGAGGGTGAGCAGCAGAAGAGCCTGAACTACAGAGAATACTACCAGACCTGTCGCACCGCTGCCAAGAGCTTCATGAAG CTCGGTTTGCAGCGCTACCACGGCGTCGGCATCCTGGGCTTCAACTCCGCCGAGTGGTTCATCGCTGACATTGGAGCCATTCTGGCAGG TGGGTTTGCTGTGGGCATCTACACCACCAACTCTCCTGAGGCGTGCCAGTATGTTGCAGAGAACTGCAAGGCCAACATCATCGTAGTGGAGaaccacaaacagctgcagaagATCCTTCAG GTCGAAGACAAGCTGCCGCACTTGAAAGCCATTATCCAATACAAAGACGCACTGAAAGAGAAGAGACCAAATCTGTACACA TGGGCCGAGTTCATGGAGCTCGGACGTGACGAGCCCGAAGAACCCCTCGACGCGATCATCTCCAGCCAGAAGCCCAACCAATGCTGCACCCTCATCTACACCTCAGGAACCACAGGCCAGCCCAAAGGAGTCATGCTCAGCCATGATAAT aTTACATGGACCGCTCTCTCCACCAGCCGTCACGTGCGTCTTACAGACGCTACTCTGGCACAGGAGGTGGTGGTCAGCTACCTGCCACTCAGCCACATCGCCGCCCAGATGGTCGACATGTGGATCACCATGAAGGTCGGAGGGGTGACATACTTCGCTCAGCCGGATGCACTGAAG GGCTCTCTGGTGAACACACTGAAGGAGGTTCGTCCCACAGCCTTCATGGGTGTCCCACGAGTGTGGGAGAAGATGCAGGAGAAGATGAAGTCTGTGGGAGCCAAGTCTTCGACTGTGCGCAGGAAGGTGGCTGCCTGGGCCAAAGATGTTGGTCTGCAGACTAATCTGACCAAGATGAATCA AAGCGCAGCAGCTGGCCGCACACCCTTCAGCTATCAAATAGCCAAAAAGCTTGTGTTCAAGAAGGTGCGTAAGGCCCTGGGCCTGGACCGCTGCAGCAAGTGCTACACAGGTGCCGCTCCCATCACCAAAGACACCCTGGAGTTCTTCCTCAGCCTGGATATTCCTCTGTACGAGCTGTACGGCATGAGTGAGAGCACCGGACCTCACACCATCTCCAGCCCTGAAGCCTTCAAGCTCACCAG TTGTGGTAAAGAGATCCCAGGGTGCAAGACGAAGCTGCACAACCCGGACGAGGAGGGAAACGGCGAGATCTGCTTCTGGGGCCGTCACGTCTTCATGGGTTACCTCAACATGCCCGACAAGACGGAGGAGGCTCTCGATGCAGAGGGCTGGCTGCACTCAGGTGACCTGGGCAAACATGACCAGAAAGGATTCCTCTTCATCACTGGAAGAATTAAAG AGCTGATTAtcacagcaggaggagaaaacatCCCTCCCGTTCCGATCGAGGATGCAGTGAAGGAGGCCGTGCCTCTGATTAACAACGCCATGCTGATCGGAGACAAGAGGAAGTTTCTGTCTATGCTGCTCACCATTAAG TGTCAGGTAAACGCAGAGTCAGGGGAACCCGAGGATGAGCTGACAGCAGAAGCTGTCGAGATCTGCCGGAAGCTGGGCAGCACCGCCACAAAAGTCTCTGAGGTCGCAAGCGGACGAGACCGGGCAGTCCACGCCGCCATCCAGGAAGGAATCAACCGAGTCAACGAGAATGCAACCTCCAACGCTCAGCGTATTCAGAAGTGGATCATTCTGGATCAGGACTTCTCCGTCACAGGAGGAGAGCTGG GCCCTACCATGAAGCTGAAGCGTCCGGTGGTGGCGAAGATGTACAAGGAGCAAATCGAGAACTTTTATAAGGAGCTCGCAACTCCAACGACCCCCGACGCCCCGCTGCCTCCCAAATAa
- the acsbg2 gene encoding long-chain-fatty-acid--CoA ligase ACSBG2 isoform X2: MSEAVVMEPPRADGFLESSCGVGDSAASLDDCIADTANESSEEDSTGEKEEEIGPHNEVTCSTKTTEVPAEHTSNTQTVKAQRPSSLAVPAAGEPGMWTSQGDAEVKLRIGDSGLAAETPLTVHQMLTSTVERFGDYKALSWKEGEQQKSLNYREYYQTCRTAAKSFMKLGLQRYHGVGILGFNSAEWFIADIGAILAGGFAVGIYTTNSPEACQYVAENCKANIIVVENHKQLQKILQVEDKLPHLKAIIQYKDALKEKRPNLYTWAEFMELGRDEPEEPLDAIISSQKPNQCCTLIYTSGTTGQPKGVMLSHDNITWTALSTSRHVRLTDATLAQEVVVSYLPLSHIAAQMVDMWITMKVGGVTYFAQPDALKGSLVNTLKEVRPTAFMGVPRVWEKMQEKMKSVGAKSSTVRRKVAAWAKDVGLQTNLTKMNQSAAAGRTPFSYQIAKKLVFKKVRKALGLDRCSKCYTGAAPITKDTLEFFLSLDIPLYELYGMSESTGPHTISSPEAFKLTSCGKEIPGCKTKLHNPDEEGNGEICFWGRHVFMGYLNMPDKTEEALDAEGWLHSGDLGKHDQKGFLFITGRIKELIITAGGENIPPVPIEDAVKEAVPLINNAMLIGDKRKFLSMLLTIKCQVNAESGEPEDELTAEAVEICRKLGSTATKVSEVASGRDRAVHAAIQEGINRVNENATSNAQRIQKWIILDQDFSVTGGELGPTMKLKRPVVAKMYKEQIENFYKELATPTTPDAPLPPK, from the exons ATGTCTGAGGCCGTGGTGATGGAGCCTCCCAGAGCAGACGGCTTCCTGGAGTCGTCCTGTGGTGTGGGAGACAGCGCAGCCTCCCTCGATGACTGCATCGCAGACACAGCAAA CGAGTCTTCAGAGGAAGATTCCACGggggaaaaggaagaggagatcGGTCCACATAATGAAGTCACCTGCAGCACCAAGACGACGGAGGTCCCTGctgaacacacctcaaacacacaaacag TGAAAGCCCAGCGCCCAAGCTCCCTGGCAGTGCCAGCAGCAGGAGAGCCTGGCATGTGGACGTCACAGGGGGATGCTGAGGTAAAACTGAGGATCGGGGACTCTGGTCTGGCTGCTGAGACCCCTTTGACCGTCCACCAGATGTTAACCTCAACTGTGGAGCGATTTGGTGACTACAAAGCTCTGAGCTGGAAAGAGGGTGAGCAGCAGAAGAGCCTGAACTACAGAGAATACTACCAGACCTGTCGCACCGCTGCCAAGAGCTTCATGAAG CTCGGTTTGCAGCGCTACCACGGCGTCGGCATCCTGGGCTTCAACTCCGCCGAGTGGTTCATCGCTGACATTGGAGCCATTCTGGCAGG TGGGTTTGCTGTGGGCATCTACACCACCAACTCTCCTGAGGCGTGCCAGTATGTTGCAGAGAACTGCAAGGCCAACATCATCGTAGTGGAGaaccacaaacagctgcagaagATCCTTCAG GTCGAAGACAAGCTGCCGCACTTGAAAGCCATTATCCAATACAAAGACGCACTGAAAGAGAAGAGACCAAATCTGTACACA TGGGCCGAGTTCATGGAGCTCGGACGTGACGAGCCCGAAGAACCCCTCGACGCGATCATCTCCAGCCAGAAGCCCAACCAATGCTGCACCCTCATCTACACCTCAGGAACCACAGGCCAGCCCAAAGGAGTCATGCTCAGCCATGATAAT aTTACATGGACCGCTCTCTCCACCAGCCGTCACGTGCGTCTTACAGACGCTACTCTGGCACAGGAGGTGGTGGTCAGCTACCTGCCACTCAGCCACATCGCCGCCCAGATGGTCGACATGTGGATCACCATGAAGGTCGGAGGGGTGACATACTTCGCTCAGCCGGATGCACTGAAG GGCTCTCTGGTGAACACACTGAAGGAGGTTCGTCCCACAGCCTTCATGGGTGTCCCACGAGTGTGGGAGAAGATGCAGGAGAAGATGAAGTCTGTGGGAGCCAAGTCTTCGACTGTGCGCAGGAAGGTGGCTGCCTGGGCCAAAGATGTTGGTCTGCAGACTAATCTGACCAAGATGAATCA AAGCGCAGCAGCTGGCCGCACACCCTTCAGCTATCAAATAGCCAAAAAGCTTGTGTTCAAGAAGGTGCGTAAGGCCCTGGGCCTGGACCGCTGCAGCAAGTGCTACACAGGTGCCGCTCCCATCACCAAAGACACCCTGGAGTTCTTCCTCAGCCTGGATATTCCTCTGTACGAGCTGTACGGCATGAGTGAGAGCACCGGACCTCACACCATCTCCAGCCCTGAAGCCTTCAAGCTCACCAG TTGTGGTAAAGAGATCCCAGGGTGCAAGACGAAGCTGCACAACCCGGACGAGGAGGGAAACGGCGAGATCTGCTTCTGGGGCCGTCACGTCTTCATGGGTTACCTCAACATGCCCGACAAGACGGAGGAGGCTCTCGATGCAGAGGGCTGGCTGCACTCAGGTGACCTGGGCAAACATGACCAGAAAGGATTCCTCTTCATCACTGGAAGAATTAAAG AGCTGATTAtcacagcaggaggagaaaacatCCCTCCCGTTCCGATCGAGGATGCAGTGAAGGAGGCCGTGCCTCTGATTAACAACGCCATGCTGATCGGAGACAAGAGGAAGTTTCTGTCTATGCTGCTCACCATTAAG TGTCAGGTAAACGCAGAGTCAGGGGAACCCGAGGATGAGCTGACAGCAGAAGCTGTCGAGATCTGCCGGAAGCTGGGCAGCACCGCCACAAAAGTCTCTGAGGTCGCAAGCGGACGAGACCGGGCAGTCCACGCCGCCATCCAGGAAGGAATCAACCGAGTCAACGAGAATGCAACCTCCAACGCTCAGCGTATTCAGAAGTGGATCATTCTGGATCAGGACTTCTCCGTCACAGGAGGAGAGCTGG GCCCTACCATGAAGCTGAAGCGTCCGGTGGTGGCGAAGATGTACAAGGAGCAAATCGAGAACTTTTATAAGGAGCTCGCAACTCCAACGACCCCCGACGCCCCGCTGCCTCCCAAATAa